In Paenibacillus sp. BIC5C1, a genomic segment contains:
- a CDS encoding stage VI sporulation protein F, translating to MGYQQYGISPQLVERIKTKMKNPAVKERIKKLIDGVTKSDLQDKAKVRRLVKSSAVIMNENFSTTQEEQFVAFVLAQKIDPNNTFHLIKLWGMFR from the coding sequence TTGGGTTACCAACAATATGGAATCAGTCCGCAGCTGGTGGAGCGGATCAAAACAAAGATGAAAAATCCCGCTGTCAAAGAGCGTATCAAAAAGTTGATAGATGGGGTCACCAAGTCCGATTTGCAGGATAAGGCGAAGGTGAGAAGGCTGGTCAAGTCGTCAGCGGTCATTATGAACGAGAATTTTTCTACGACTCAGGAGGAACAATTCGTTGCTTTTGTTCTTGCACAGAAGATCGATCCGAACAATACGTTTCATTTGATTAAGCTGTGGGGCATGTTTAGGTAG
- a CDS encoding YolD-like family protein, which translates to MSKKLQQNGIFESSRMMLPEHREAYIIHQEQLAPRTRPSLDAQAAEEMSRLLSNSMLLGDAVTITLFHEHDDIRFTGQVLRLDSPARTLKLLMESGTRDIQMNLITDVVLANE; encoded by the coding sequence ATGAGTAAAAAATTACAGCAAAACGGGATTTTTGAATCTTCGCGCATGATGCTTCCTGAACACCGGGAAGCCTACATCATTCATCAGGAGCAACTTGCTCCCCGTACCCGTCCATCCCTGGATGCCCAGGCAGCGGAAGAAATGTCCCGTTTGCTTAGTAACTCCATGCTGCTTGGGGATGCAGTCACCATCACCCTGTTTCATGAACATGATGATATCCGTTTTACCGGACAGGTGCTCCGATTGGACTCCCCTGCCCGTACCCTTAAACTGCTGATGGAGAGCGGGACCCGGGACATTCAGATGAATCTTATTACGGATGTGGTGCTCGCGAATGAATGA
- a CDS encoding GNAT family N-acetyltransferase, whose product MNFLKYAPSDFADYYALVSNIEVMQQITERALPEHEATAEFESMLNYNLGNNCGYYRISGEDGVGMAYAKLIPDESDPSRAEMGYMILPEHWGKGHGTSIAARLIIQAQAAGIGVLYAVIDPSNAASRRILLRQNFVSTWVGDYHGLPGEILELNLQVKR is encoded by the coding sequence ATGAATTTCTTGAAATATGCACCATCTGATTTTGCTGATTATTATGCTCTTGTGTCCAATATTGAAGTCATGCAGCAGATTACCGAACGTGCTTTGCCTGAGCATGAAGCTACGGCGGAATTTGAATCCATGCTGAATTATAATCTCGGAAACAATTGTGGCTATTATCGGATATCTGGTGAAGATGGGGTAGGCATGGCCTATGCGAAACTGATCCCGGATGAATCCGATCCGTCCCGGGCGGAAATGGGTTATATGATTCTGCCGGAGCATTGGGGGAAAGGACACGGGACTTCCATCGCAGCTCGGCTGATTATTCAGGCACAGGCGGCGGGAATTGGTGTACTCTATGCGGTTATCGATCCGTCCAATGCGGCATCACGTCGAATATTGCTCAGACAGAACTTTGTATCCACATGGGTTGGGGATTATCATGGGTTACCCGGCGAGATTCTGGAGCTGAATCTTCAGGTGAAGCGGTAA
- a CDS encoding L-lactate MFS transporter, with product MKATISSTPNSASTTIKMNRWLIVLGTIIVQMGLGTIYTWSLFNQPLSDRFGWDVSSVAITFSITSFALAFATLFAGRLQERWGLRRLIRVAGIVLGLGLVLSSQVSSLTLLYILAGFVVGFADGTAYITSLSNLIKWFPERKGLISGISVGAFGTGSLLFKYVNSALIGAVGPAQAFMYWGIIVLVLIVGGSFLIREAVVREQAPAASSTDGGKQQVTRHDYTVKEMLRTKEAYMLFVIFFTACMSGLYLIGIVKDIGVQLAGLNVATAANAVAMVAIFNTAGRIILGALSDKVGRMKVIAGALLVTAVAVMTLSLVPLSFGIFFACVAAIAFCFGGNITVFPAIVADYFGLKNQSKNYGVIYQGFGFGALAGSFISALLGGFHLTFIVIAVLCAISLLLALIITPPGQGRRTRQREQQMNLKPSSRAS from the coding sequence ATGAAAGCAACTATTTCATCCACACCTAATTCAGCATCTACAACTATAAAAATGAACCGCTGGCTTATTGTACTGGGAACGATTATTGTACAAATGGGTCTCGGAACCATCTACACCTGGAGTTTATTTAATCAACCGTTGTCTGATCGTTTCGGATGGGACGTCAGCTCGGTCGCGATAACTTTTTCGATTACCAGCTTTGCTTTGGCATTTGCCACACTATTTGCAGGCCGACTGCAAGAACGATGGGGACTTCGTCGCCTGATTCGGGTAGCGGGTATAGTGCTTGGTCTGGGACTCGTGCTCAGTTCTCAAGTGAGTTCGTTGACACTACTCTACATTCTGGCCGGATTTGTGGTTGGATTCGCGGATGGTACGGCGTATATTACTTCCCTCTCCAACCTGATCAAGTGGTTCCCTGAGCGAAAAGGTCTGATCTCAGGTATTTCGGTCGGGGCCTTTGGTACAGGCAGTCTGTTGTTCAAATACGTGAACTCTGCATTAATCGGTGCCGTTGGTCCTGCTCAAGCTTTTATGTACTGGGGCATTATTGTATTGGTATTGATTGTAGGTGGCTCGTTCCTTATCCGTGAAGCGGTTGTTCGGGAACAAGCTCCGGCAGCAAGCAGCACGGACGGTGGGAAGCAACAAGTAACACGTCATGATTATACGGTCAAAGAAATGCTGCGTACGAAAGAAGCTTATATGCTGTTCGTTATTTTCTTCACGGCATGTATGAGCGGACTGTATCTGATCGGTATTGTGAAAGACATCGGTGTACAGTTGGCAGGTCTTAATGTGGCTACAGCCGCGAATGCGGTGGCGATGGTTGCCATCTTTAACACCGCTGGACGTATCATTCTGGGTGCGCTGTCGGATAAAGTAGGACGGATGAAAGTTATTGCCGGAGCACTGCTGGTCACGGCTGTTGCCGTAATGACGCTGAGTTTGGTACCGCTGAGCTTTGGCATTTTCTTCGCCTGTGTAGCCGCTATCGCGTTCTGCTTTGGTGGGAATATCACGGTCTTCCCGGCGATTGTAGCAGATTACTTCGGACTGAAAAATCAGAGCAAAAACTATGGCGTTATCTATCAGGGATTTGGATTTGGTGCCTTGGCTGGATCGTTTATCAGCGCCCTGCTGGGCGGATTCCATCTTACCTTTATAGTGATCGCTGTACTGTGTGCCATCTCGCTCTTGCTGGCGTTGATTATTACACCTCCGGGTCAAGGACGTCGTACACGTCAACGTGAACAGCAGATGAATCTTAAGCCTTCATCCCGGGCAAGCTGA
- the glsA gene encoding glutaminase A: protein MSNAAMERLNQLLPEWLETSRLHTGQGKVASYIPELFKASQDELGIHIMNAEGNHVSAGDCGVPFTMQSISKVFTLILALMDHGEEAVFFNVGKEPTGDDYDSMIKLELVEPGIPFNPLINAGAITVSSLIAGDCKEEKSRRILEFFRKLANNDRLGYNEAVYRSESETGHLNRSLGYFLKHNGVLKDDVEDVLAVYFRHCSIEVTCADLARMALVLAYDGTDPITGIELIPRRYVQIAKTFMTTCGMYNASGEFAIQVGLPAKSGVSGGILTLVPGQFGIGLVGPALNRKGNSIAGVHLLERLSKEFDWSLF, encoded by the coding sequence ATGAGCAATGCTGCAATGGAACGTCTGAACCAATTGCTGCCAGAATGGCTGGAGACCAGCCGTCTGCACACTGGACAGGGGAAAGTCGCTTCTTATATTCCCGAGTTGTTCAAGGCCTCACAAGACGAACTGGGTATACATATCATGAACGCCGAAGGCAATCATGTATCAGCCGGAGATTGTGGTGTCCCGTTTACGATGCAAAGTATCTCCAAGGTATTTACACTCATTCTGGCCCTGATGGATCATGGGGAGGAAGCGGTCTTCTTTAATGTAGGAAAAGAACCTACCGGGGATGATTATGATTCCATGATCAAGCTCGAACTGGTCGAACCGGGCATTCCGTTTAATCCATTGATCAATGCGGGTGCGATCACGGTATCGTCCCTGATTGCCGGGGATTGCAAAGAGGAGAAGTCACGGCGCATTTTGGAATTTTTCCGCAAGCTGGCGAATAATGATCGGCTGGGCTATAACGAAGCGGTATATCGGTCCGAATCGGAGACAGGCCATCTGAACCGCTCGCTTGGTTATTTTCTGAAGCACAATGGTGTGCTCAAGGATGACGTGGAAGATGTGCTCGCCGTCTATTTCCGCCATTGCTCCATCGAGGTGACTTGTGCGGACCTGGCCCGTATGGCACTGGTGCTTGCTTATGACGGGACAGATCCCATCACCGGGATTGAGCTTATTCCTCGTCGTTATGTACAGATCGCCAAAACGTTCATGACCACCTGCGGTATGTATAATGCATCAGGCGAATTCGCGATTCAGGTCGGGTTGCCTGCCAAGAGCGGAGTGTCGGGAGGAATTCTGACTCTGGTTCCAGGCCAGTTTGGCATCGGTCTTGTAGGTCCGGCTCTGAATCGGAAAGGAAACAGCATTGCAGGCGTGCATCTGCTTGAGCGTCTTTCCAAAGAATTTGACTGGAGTTTGTTCTAA
- a CDS encoding HEAT repeat domain-containing protein: MFPNLALAYLFLYICTALVAVGVILLFAMKMSHNGKRRKIEFYKLKQRDYFTYLQTALTEDSPLRLPPGKLAPLERRVIQSKLIEWIDQFKGEYRNKLIVLCREAGFVEHDLKELSRIRYGRQIDAAYRLGGMRCPEAVPGLMELLKDEKPGPMAIMIGRSIARCTTRQGELKDMLALLLTKGKSIHHLAADILLETSLDTSRILIELLEDRNPDFVKVGLVAMWGQAVPEVMPALDRLVGAEHQDVRAEAVKLYLSASPALQDETILKLMQDSDPEVRAEVVQALGSKHAAGSIPLLRKALRDEDWGVRYNSAESLGKLGEPGFEALCQAAVEGTGAEREIAMQQIESTMQHSGTDHKAVDQMIAHNKKRLLYDRYFGPVRGNRTTSKKRTGVAAVGGDYTA; this comes from the coding sequence ATGTTTCCGAATTTGGCTTTGGCTTATCTATTTCTATACATCTGTACGGCGCTCGTCGCTGTGGGTGTAATCCTGCTGTTTGCCATGAAAATGTCCCACAACGGCAAACGGCGCAAGATTGAGTTTTATAAACTAAAGCAGCGTGACTACTTTACGTATCTGCAGACGGCGTTGACAGAGGACAGTCCCCTGAGATTGCCACCTGGGAAGCTGGCCCCGCTTGAGCGCCGGGTCATCCAGAGCAAACTTATTGAATGGATCGATCAGTTCAAGGGCGAGTATCGCAACAAATTGATTGTACTCTGCCGTGAAGCCGGATTTGTAGAGCATGATCTGAAGGAACTGAGTCGTATTCGTTATGGACGCCAGATTGATGCAGCTTATCGATTGGGCGGCATGCGTTGTCCAGAGGCCGTTCCAGGCTTAATGGAATTGCTTAAGGATGAGAAACCCGGCCCGATGGCGATTATGATTGGTCGTTCAATTGCAAGATGTACCACTCGTCAGGGTGAACTGAAAGACATGCTCGCACTGCTGTTGACCAAAGGAAAATCGATTCATCATCTGGCAGCAGATATTCTGCTCGAAACCAGTCTGGATACAAGCAGAATTTTGATTGAATTGCTGGAAGATCGCAATCCTGACTTTGTCAAAGTGGGACTGGTTGCGATGTGGGGACAAGCTGTGCCGGAAGTAATGCCTGCACTCGACAGACTCGTTGGCGCAGAACATCAGGATGTACGGGCAGAAGCGGTGAAGCTGTACCTTAGCGCAAGTCCGGCACTTCAGGACGAAACCATTCTGAAGCTCATGCAGGATTCGGACCCGGAGGTGCGTGCCGAAGTGGTTCAGGCGCTCGGTTCAAAACATGCGGCAGGCAGCATTCCACTGCTGCGCAAAGCGCTGCGTGATGAAGATTGGGGAGTACGCTATAACAGTGCGGAGAGCCTGGGCAAGCTGGGTGAACCGGGATTTGAAGCCTTGTGTCAGGCCGCTGTGGAGGGCACAGGTGCTGAACGGGAAATTGCAATGCAGCAGATTGAGAGCACGATGCAGCACTCAGGAACAGACCACAAAGCCGTTGACCAGATGATTGCACATAACAAAAAAAGGCTGCTGTATGATCGGTACTTCGGTCCCGTACGTGGGAACCGGACAACAAGCAAGAAACGTACAGGTGTGGCTGCGGTAGGAGGGGATTACACTGCTTAG
- a CDS encoding sensor histidine kinase yields MLLGLFERAALLIIFLFFLSRIPRFRQILQKGKLRWQEYIAVTLLFCAFAIFGTYTGINVEGSLVNVRIIAIMSGGILFGAPVGIITGIVSGVHRYLIDMDGVTAIPCLITSILAGLVSGYIHKYTPKSKRWMIGIAAGMICEALTMLLILLYSYPDPLGADIVSKIALPMILGEVNIGLIVLLVQSVEGEKEMIAARQAKLALEIANKTLPYFRSIDEDSLRTICRIIQEDIQADAVAITDTRNVLAYVGFGEERYHIGNEIISEMTKKTISSGEITISNDVIDEKTPDIHSLLIIPLKERGEVTGALKIYYRKAYKITYPLQTMAVGLSQIISTQMEVSRVEEIKAAANKAELRALQTTIHPHFLFNALNAIASSIRTKPDRARELIVNLSGYMRYNLELSDELIDIHKELEQVRNYVEIEKARFGSRLNVIYDIDEVAVHIPSLVIQPLVENAIIHGILKVKGPGTVRIRVQEYPDFVRIGVSDTGAGIGADIIERVYHDRMPANQIGLYNVHRRVKLIYGQGVTITRLEQGTDILFDVPKGDVVTR; encoded by the coding sequence ATGCTGCTGGGGCTGTTTGAACGGGCGGCACTGCTGATTATATTTTTATTCTTTCTATCGAGGATACCGCGGTTTAGACAGATTTTGCAAAAGGGAAAATTGAGATGGCAGGAGTACATTGCGGTTACGTTGTTATTCTGTGCATTTGCCATCTTTGGTACGTATACCGGTATTAATGTGGAAGGCTCGCTGGTGAATGTGCGCATTATTGCGATCATGTCTGGCGGCATTCTGTTTGGAGCGCCTGTGGGCATCATTACGGGGATTGTCTCCGGGGTGCATCGGTATCTAATCGATATGGATGGGGTCACGGCGATCCCGTGCCTGATCACAAGTATCCTTGCAGGTCTGGTCTCCGGGTATATACACAAGTATACACCTAAGTCGAAGCGTTGGATGATCGGTATTGCGGCCGGAATGATCTGTGAGGCGCTTACGATGCTGCTTATCCTGCTGTATTCCTATCCCGATCCTCTGGGTGCTGATATTGTCTCGAAGATTGCGCTGCCGATGATATTGGGTGAGGTGAACATTGGACTAATCGTGCTGCTGGTACAGAGTGTGGAAGGGGAAAAGGAAATGATTGCAGCTCGTCAGGCCAAGCTGGCGCTGGAGATTGCGAACAAAACCTTGCCATACTTCCGCTCCATTGATGAAGACTCTCTGCGTACGATCTGCCGGATTATTCAGGAGGATATTCAGGCTGATGCGGTTGCGATTACGGATACCCGAAATGTACTGGCTTATGTGGGATTTGGTGAAGAACGATATCACATCGGTAATGAAATTATTAGTGAGATGACGAAGAAGACGATCTCCAGTGGAGAGATTACAATCAGCAATGATGTAATTGACGAAAAAACGCCGGATATCCACTCCCTGCTCATTATTCCGCTCAAAGAGCGGGGGGAAGTGACGGGTGCGCTGAAAATCTATTACCGTAAAGCATACAAGATTACGTATCCGTTGCAAACGATGGCTGTGGGTTTGTCCCAGATTATTTCCACTCAGATGGAAGTATCACGTGTGGAGGAGATCAAGGCTGCCGCCAATAAAGCGGAGCTGCGTGCATTGCAGACCACGATTCATCCTCATTTTCTATTTAATGCGCTGAACGCGATTGCCTCATCGATTCGCACCAAGCCGGATCGGGCGCGCGAGCTGATTGTGAATCTGTCTGGATATATGCGTTATAACCTGGAGCTGTCGGATGAGCTTATCGATATTCACAAAGAGCTGGAGCAGGTCCGCAATTATGTGGAAATCGAGAAGGCACGCTTCGGGAGCAGGCTTAACGTCATCTATGATATTGATGAGGTGGCTGTGCATATTCCAAGCCTGGTCATTCAGCCGCTTGTGGAAAATGCCATTATTCACGGTATTCTCAAGGTAAAAGGACCCGGGACCGTACGGATTCGGGTACAGGAGTATCCTGACTTTGTGCGAATTGGGGTCAGTGACACGGGAGCAGGCATTGGAGCCGACATTATTGAGCGTGTATACCATGACCGGATGCCTGCCAACCAGATCGGGTTGTACAACGTGCATCGGCGGGTGAAACTCATCTATGGACAGGGGGTGACGATTACCCGGCTGGAGCAAGGAACCGATATTTTATTTGATGTACCCAAAGGAGATGTAGTAACAAGGTGA
- a CDS encoding DNA polymerase IV, which yields MPRKDGRVIMLADCQSFYASVEKSAHPEYRDRPLVVAGDPARRSGIILAACPLAKSYGITTAERLGEALAKCPDVVVIRPRMAEYIRVSLHITRILQSYTDLVEPYSIDEQFLDVTGSLDLFGSPETIARSIQDRVMDETGVYIRVGISDTKVVSKMACDLYAKKVPGGIYTLPRKDMQTTLWNKPVRDMFMVGSRMGQHLYKMGIHTIGDLAQTPLSRLRERWGVNGEVLWRIARGIDDSPVKPGTYAHQQQGIGHQMTLPRDYESWADIKVVLLELAELVSRRSRDKSLMGHVVSVGCRGQDYDRPTGFSRQMKVNEPTNITDEVYDAAAALFLRHWDGLPIRRISVSLTGLVPDSEVQLSWFDDRERKRELERATDDIKRKFGETAIMRASSLCSSAQAQDRSHKIGGHYK from the coding sequence ATGCCCCGCAAAGACGGACGTGTCATTATGCTGGCCGATTGCCAGTCATTTTATGCCAGTGTGGAGAAGTCTGCACATCCTGAATACAGAGACCGTCCGCTTGTTGTTGCGGGAGATCCTGCACGCCGTTCAGGTATTATTCTGGCAGCCTGCCCACTCGCCAAGTCCTATGGAATTACTACAGCAGAACGTCTGGGCGAGGCTCTTGCCAAATGCCCCGATGTTGTCGTCATTCGTCCCCGGATGGCCGAATATATCCGTGTTTCCCTACACATTACCCGTATCCTTCAGTCCTATACCGACCTGGTTGAACCATATAGCATTGACGAACAGTTTCTGGATGTCACCGGAAGTTTGGATCTGTTCGGCAGTCCCGAAACGATTGCCCGCAGCATCCAGGACAGGGTCATGGATGAGACTGGCGTCTATATCCGCGTCGGCATCAGCGACACCAAGGTTGTCAGCAAGATGGCCTGTGATCTGTATGCCAAAAAAGTCCCGGGAGGCATCTATACACTGCCCCGCAAGGACATGCAGACAACGTTGTGGAATAAACCTGTTCGAGACATGTTTATGGTCGGTTCCCGGATGGGGCAGCATCTCTATAAGATGGGGATTCACACGATCGGTGATCTGGCGCAGACTCCATTGTCCCGGCTTAGAGAACGTTGGGGGGTAAATGGTGAGGTATTGTGGCGTATTGCCCGCGGAATCGATGATTCTCCGGTAAAACCCGGGACATATGCTCACCAGCAGCAGGGCATTGGACATCAGATGACATTGCCTCGGGACTATGAATCGTGGGCAGACATCAAGGTGGTACTGCTCGAACTGGCAGAGCTGGTCAGCCGGCGTTCCCGGGACAAATCGCTCATGGGCCATGTCGTCTCTGTAGGATGTCGGGGACAGGATTACGATCGTCCAACCGGCTTTTCCCGCCAGATGAAGGTGAATGAACCTACCAACATCACCGATGAAGTATACGATGCGGCAGCAGCTCTGTTTCTGCGCCATTGGGACGGATTACCCATTCGCCGCATCAGCGTGTCATTGACCGGGCTTGTGCCTGATTCCGAAGTACAGCTGTCCTGGTTCGATGACCGTGAACGCAAAAGAGAACTGGAACGTGCCACGGATGACATCAAGCGCAAGTTCGGAGAAACCGCGATCATGCGGGCCTCCTCGCTCTGCTCGTCCGCGCAGGCACAGGACCGTTCTCATAAAATTGGAGGTCACTATAAATGA
- a CDS encoding LytR/AlgR family response regulator transcription factor has translation MRALIVEDEIPASEELNYLIQEHSQIEVVDCLEDGLDVLKFLQEQEVDVIFLDINIPSLDGMMLAHHIGKFASKPYIVFTTAYKEHAAEAFELEAFDYILKPYDEKRIAAMLHKLETAFKRDHEQDERERGSDDGQAHNTAQTNDEWSASYMQARESNAQTGRRINLLRNDNIIVTDTADIYYAEAQEKVTKVYTKNGEFTMPVSISDFHGRLPQETFFRCHRSYVVNLSQIREIVPWFNNTYLLRLRDLEAEVPVSRGKVKEFRQLMRI, from the coding sequence ATGAGAGCCCTTATTGTTGAAGATGAAATTCCGGCAAGTGAGGAACTGAATTACTTGATACAGGAACATAGTCAAATTGAAGTGGTAGATTGTCTGGAAGATGGACTGGATGTGCTGAAGTTTTTGCAGGAGCAGGAAGTCGACGTTATTTTTCTGGATATAAATATCCCTTCGCTGGATGGCATGATGCTGGCACATCATATAGGGAAGTTTGCGAGCAAGCCATATATCGTATTCACAACGGCGTACAAGGAACATGCGGCTGAAGCGTTTGAGCTGGAGGCGTTTGACTATATTCTGAAGCCCTATGATGAGAAACGAATTGCCGCGATGCTGCATAAACTCGAAACGGCGTTCAAACGGGATCATGAGCAGGACGAACGTGAACGTGGCAGCGACGATGGACAGGCTCACAATACGGCTCAAACAAACGATGAATGGTCTGCATCATATATGCAGGCGCGTGAATCCAATGCCCAGACGGGAAGACGCATCAATCTGCTGCGCAATGACAATATTATTGTGACAGACACCGCCGATATTTATTATGCGGAAGCACAAGAGAAAGTAACGAAGGTGTATACCAAAAATGGTGAGTTTACGATGCCAGTCAGCATTTCGGATTTTCACGGCCGATTACCGCAGGAAACCTTTTTTCGCTGCCATCGATCTTACGTGGTAAATTTGTCTCAAATCCGTGAAATTGTACCCTGGTTTAACAATACGTACCTGCTTCGTTTGCGTGATCTGGAGGCTGAAGTGCCCGTCAGCCGGGGCAAGGTTAAAGAATTCAGGCAGCTCATGCGCATCTAG
- a CDS encoding glycosyltransferase family 2 protein, translating to MVAIYYVVAVNTLYFSILALSFRNIWTIFRRSHYSKYNTLSGSELVPSVSLLVPAYNEELTIIENVNCLMTLNYPTYEVIVVNDGSSDTTLKVLLEEYRLKPVPNTKIRGKISCQKIRGIYHNPEFPDLYVIDKENGGKADSLNAGINLSHYPLISSIDADSLLEKDALIRMARMYMENPEETVAIGGDVRIANGCKIENGAVQDVSLPRKIWPMFQSIEYLKAFLGGRIGWSHMNGLIIVSGAFGMFRKDAVIAVGGYRDGYPGEDMNIIIKLHRYMLENKLKYRVAFCPEAVCWTQAPDSYRILSSQRKRWGRGNLKNMIENRGMLFNPKYKVMGMLTMPYNILFEALNPYFRITGLLALTGYVLMDMTQWPILVLFGLLNVVSGYLLSVGALVLEEIAFKRYNKLSDLVKMLFYSALKFVGYHQLGVLWRLQGHIQFMQNNNSWGTMTRQSWSEEEKTSEAA from the coding sequence ATGGTTGCAATCTATTATGTCGTTGCCGTAAATACGCTTTACTTTTCCATTCTGGCCTTGTCATTCCGTAACATTTGGACGATCTTCAGGCGATCGCATTATTCGAAATACAATACGTTGTCAGGCTCGGAACTGGTACCATCGGTTTCCTTGCTGGTTCCCGCATACAACGAGGAACTGACGATTATTGAAAATGTGAACTGCCTGATGACGCTGAATTATCCAACATATGAAGTCATCGTGGTGAATGATGGATCCAGCGATACCACCTTAAAGGTGTTGCTGGAAGAATATCGTCTAAAGCCGGTACCCAACACGAAGATTCGGGGCAAGATTTCCTGTCAGAAAATTCGCGGGATCTACCATAATCCGGAATTCCCGGACCTTTACGTCATTGACAAGGAAAACGGCGGGAAGGCCGATTCCCTCAATGCCGGAATCAACCTGTCTCATTATCCATTGATTTCTTCCATCGATGCCGACTCTTTGCTGGAGAAGGATGCCCTGATTCGTATGGCTCGCATGTATATGGAGAATCCGGAAGAGACCGTTGCTATTGGCGGAGATGTACGGATAGCCAACGGCTGCAAAATCGAGAATGGGGCAGTGCAGGACGTTTCACTGCCTCGCAAGATTTGGCCGATGTTCCAGTCTATCGAGTATCTCAAAGCTTTTCTCGGTGGACGGATTGGCTGGAGTCACATGAATGGTCTGATCATCGTCTCGGGTGCCTTCGGCATGTTCCGCAAGGATGCGGTTATCGCGGTTGGGGGATACCGGGACGGTTATCCGGGTGAAGACATGAACATTATCATCAAGCTTCACCGTTATATGCTGGAGAACAAATTGAAATACCGTGTAGCCTTCTGCCCTGAAGCCGTGTGCTGGACACAAGCGCCGGATTCCTATCGGATCTTGTCTAGTCAGCGCAAACGCTGGGGACGTGGAAATCTGAAGAACATGATCGAGAATCGCGGTATGTTGTTCAACCCGAAATATAAAGTCATGGGCATGCTGACCATGCCGTACAACATTCTTTTTGAAGCGCTGAATCCATATTTCCGCATTACCGGACTTCTCGCTCTCACGGGATATGTACTGATGGATATGACCCAGTGGCCGATACTTGTACTCTTTGGTTTGCTCAACGTGGTGAGTGGTTATCTGCTGAGTGTGGGAGCCCTGGTGCTCGAGGAGATTGCATTCAAGCGATATAACAAGCTGTCCGATCTAGTCAAAATGCTGTTCTACTCCGCGCTAAAATTCGTCGGCTACCATCAGCTTGGCGTGCTGTGGAGATTGCAGGGGCATATTCAGTTCATGCAAAATAACAACTCATGGGGTACCATGACACGCCAAAGCTGGTCCGAGGAAGAGAAAACAAGCGAGGCGGCATAA